A section of the Desulfobulbaceae bacterium genome encodes:
- a CDS encoding BON domain-containing protein: FQIKVESFKGFVQLSGFVDSAQTSGRATEIANSVRGVKYVKNGIVIKKNIKE; the protein is encoded by the coding sequence TTTCAGATCAAAGTCGAATCTTTCAAGGGGTTCGTGCAGTTGAGCGGCTTCGTGGATTCAGCTCAGACCTCTGGCAGAGCTACTGAAATAGCAAACTCGGTGAGAGGAGTGAAATATGTCAAAAACGGTATTGTGATTAAAAAAAACATTAAAGAGTAA